The following coding sequences lie in one Arachis ipaensis cultivar K30076 chromosome B03, Araip1.1, whole genome shotgun sequence genomic window:
- the LOC107629942 gene encoding tricyclene synthase EBOS, chloroplastic, with amino-acid sequence MLLNSSSSIISNVHLAKHNELVEPLISNHRIINSSRIRCVATTTAVVPPRKSANYQPNLWTFDFLQSLKHDYSDSIYEDLNGNLKEKVRRMIKQKEDNGEIWHKLDLVNDVKRLGLSYHFEKEIEETLDRFASNRAKFVNTNNLHQAALSFSLLREYGYHVSPDVFEKFKDKKNNFKKGLTKDVKGMLSLYEASFLGYEGEIILDEAKSFTTFHLKNSIINDENNVLLEQVKHALELPLHHRIQRLEARWYIEAYEKRRDSNRILLEAAKLDFNVVQSTLQKDLQEISRWWKQVGVASKLSFSRDRLMECFFWTVGMAFEPHFSDLRKGLTKVTSFITIIDDVYDVYGTLDELELFTAAVESWDIKAVQVLPDYMRICFLALFNTVNELAYDVLYKQGLDILPYLTRTWSDMLKAFLIEAKWCKEKNIPKFEEYLNNAWVSVSGVVILTHAYFLLNHNITKEALDSLHNYHGLLRGPSTIFRLCNDLGTSKAELQRGEAASSIICYMRENGASEECAHKYINNVLDETWKKMNKDRVTNSPFSKSFIETAMNLGRISQCTYQYGDAHGAPDASAKNRIRSLIIEPVSL; translated from the exons ATGTTACTcaattcttcttcctccattATTTCAAATGTTCATCTTGCCAAACATAACGAACTAGTGGAACCTCTTATTAGTAATCATAGAATTATTAACAGTTCTCGGATCCGATGCGTGGCAACAACCACAGCCGTTGTTCCTCCAAGAAAATCAGCAAATTACCAGCCTAACCTCTGGACTTTCGACTTTTTACAGTCCTTAAAGCATGATTATTCG GATTCGATATACGAAGATTTAAATGGGAATCTAAAAGAGAAAGTTAGGAGAATGATAAAGCAGAAGGAAGATAATGGAGAGATATGGCATAAACTGGATCTAGTTAATGATGTGAAGAGGTTGGGTCTGAGTTACCACTTTGAGAAGGAAATAGAAGAAACACTTGATAGGTTTGCGTCTAATAGAGCCAAATTTGTGAATACGAATAACCTGCACCAAGCCGCTTTAAGCTTCAGCCTCCTAAGAGAATATGGCTATCATGTCTCACCAG ATGTTTTTGAGAAGTTCAAGGACAAGAAGAATAACTTCAAGAAAGGCCTTACCAAAGACGTGAAAGGGATGCTGAGTCTATACGAGGCATCATTTCTTGGTTATGAAGGAGAAATAATCTTGGATGAGGCAAAATCATTCACAACCTTCCATCTTAAGAACTCAATCATCAATGATGAGAATAATGTCCTCTTAGAACAAGTGAAGCATGCATTGGAACTTCCATTGCATCATAGAATCCAAAGACTTGAAGCCAGATGGTACATTGAGGCTTATGAAAAAAGAAGAGACTCAAATAGGATATTACTTGAAGCAGCTAAATTAGATTTTAACGTTGTTCAATCAACACTTCAAAAAGACCTTCAAGAAATCTCAAG ATGGTGGAAGCAAGTGGGAGTAGCCTCAAAGTTAAGCTTCAGCAGAGACAGGTTAATGGAGTGTTTCTTTTGGACCGTTGGAATGGCCTTTGAGCCTCATTTCAGTGATCTCCGTAAAGGATTAACCAAAGTCACTTCCTTCATTACAATAATCGATGATGTCTATGATGTTTATGGGACCTTGGATGAGCTTGAGCTTTTCACCGCAGCTGTAGAAAG TTGGGACATTAAAGCAGTTCAAGTTCTACCAGATTACATGAGGATTTGCTTTCTAGCACTCTTCAACACTGTTAACGAATTGGCCTATGATGTCCTTTACAAGCAAGGACTTGACATCCTTCCCTACCTCACCAGAACA TGGTCAGATATGTTGAAAGCATTCCTAATAGAAGCCAAGTGGTGCAAGGAGAAAAATATACCAAAATTTGAGGAGTACCTCAATAATGCTTGGGTGTCAGTGTCTGGTGTTGTTATATTAACGCATGCCTATTTCTTATTGAATCACAACATCACTAAAGAAGCACTTGATTCCTTGCATAATTATCATGGCCTATTGCGTGGACCATCTACTATTTTTCGACTTTGCAATGATTTGGGAACCTCTAAG GCTGAGCTACAAAGAGGTGAAGCAGCAAGCTCTATTATATGCTACATGAGGGAAAATGGTGCAAGTGAGGAATGTGCACACAAATACATAAACAATGTGCTAGATGAGACATGGAAGAAAATGAACAAAGATAGGGTCACCAATTCTCCATTCTCTAAATCTTTCATTGAAACAGCAATGAACCTTGGTAGGATTTCTCAGTGCACGTATCAATATGGAGATGCCCATGGAGCACCTGATGCATCAGCAAAGAATCGAATTCGTTCTTTGATAATTGAACCTGTTTCTCTATGA